The genomic DNA CAACTCGAGACATCGGAAACTCCTTAAGCGACCATGCCGATGACTTCGCCGCCCAAGCCCTTGGCGCGAGCTTGCGCGTCGGTCAGCAGGCCTGCCGAAGTCGAGATAATGGAAATGCCCAGGCCGCCCAGGATCTTCGGCAATTCAGTCTTGCCGCGATACACGCGAAGGCCGGAACGGCTGATGCGCTCGATGCGCTCGATGGCCGGACGGCCTTCGAAATACTTCAGCTTGAGCTCGAGCACCGGCTTGCCCTCCTGAGTGGAGGTCTTGGCGTCGAGGATATAGCCCTCATTCTTCAGAAGGTTGGCCAGGGCCACCTTCATCTTTGACGACGGCATGCTTACGGCCTGCTTGCCCGTGAGCTGGGCATTGCGGATGCGCGTAAACAGATCGGCGATGGGATCAGTCATGCTCATGAAAACATCCTTCAGAGTGCACCGATATCCGATAAAACCGGAAATCAATATTCGATTGTGAGCCGTAGAGACGGCGTTCTGCGTAACACAGACCGTCGACTATAGCAGCTTTTCCAGCTTTTGCGAATAGCGGGGCAAAAGTCGCGTCAACGGGGGCATGTCACCATGCCCCCGCCGGTTAGGCGGGCCCGAAGGCCCTGCCCTCTTTGGTCTTACCAGCTGGCCTTACGCAGGCCAGGAACGTCGCCACGCATGGTGGCTTCGCGAAGCTTGTTACGGCCGAGGCCGAACTTCTGGTACACAGCGCGCGGGCGGCCGGTCAGCGCACAGCGCGTACGCTGGCGGCTCGGGCTCGCATCACGCGGCAGTTTCTGCAGCTTGGTCTGAGCGTCCATCTTCTCCTCGTAGGAGGACTTGGGGCTCAGCACGATCGCCTTCAGTTCGGCGCGCTTGGCGGCGTACTTCTTGACGAGCTTGGTCCGCTTGAGGTCGCGGTTCACCATGGAGGTCTTGGCCATATTCTCGCGACTCTCTTAGTTGCGGAACGGGAAGCTGAAAGCTTCCAGCAGCGCTTTGGCTTCTTCGTCGGTCTTGGCGGTGGTGGTGATGGAAA from Dyella sp. GSA-30 includes the following:
- the rpsH gene encoding 30S ribosomal protein S8, which encodes MSMTDPIADLFTRIRNAQLTGKQAVSMPSSKMKVALANLLKNEGYILDAKTSTQEGKPVLELKLKYFEGRPAIERIERISRSGLRVYRGKTELPKILGGLGISIISTSAGLLTDAQARAKGLGGEVIGMVA
- the rpsN gene encoding 30S ribosomal protein S14, coding for MAKTSMVNRDLKRTKLVKKYAAKRAELKAIVLSPKSSYEEKMDAQTKLQKLPRDASPSRQRTRCALTGRPRAVYQKFGLGRNKLREATMRGDVPGLRKASW